GGCCCGCGTGGGATTTATCCGCCGAAACCGCGGGCAACGCCCCCGAATTGCCGCCCGAAGGCGACATGGAAGACCCCGAATCGCTGGGCAATATTGCCTTGGCCTTTGAAACCTGTGCGCGCGAGGCAGCCGAGCAAGGCAAACCGTTTTCGGCCCATCTGACGCATCTGGTCGTTCATTCCGTGTTACATCTTCTGGGATATGACCATATCCGTGACAAAGATGCCGCGTTGATGGAAGAAACCGAAATCACCATACTTGCCAGCATGGGGGTCACGAACCCATATGAACTTGGGGCCGAGATGCCTCTTTAACACTGGAAAGGACCAATGGGCGACACGACAGACGGA
This genomic window from Roseibaca calidilacus contains:
- the ybeY gene encoding rRNA maturation RNase YbeY yields the protein MTDLVEIVHEAGEWDLSALHKLAEDAARCTLEHVGLSHEGYEIALLACDDARIAALNAQFRSKSHPTNVLSWPAWDLSAETAGNAPELPPEGDMEDPESLGNIALAFETCAREAAEQGKPFSAHLTHLVVHSVLHLLGYDHIRDKDAALMEETEITILASMGVTNPYELGAEMPL